From one Nocardioides yefusunii genomic stretch:
- a CDS encoding helicase C-terminal domain-containing protein: MAAQTEPTRPAGPARTLADVLRTWPETRLAALLRARPDLAAPAPRDSAQLASRAGVRASVLRVVDQLDRLQLAVLDAAVVLGDAPRERLVAAVNAAPAAVEAAVKNLCDLALLWEVEDGVRALSTVTDALRGDPTGATSGLRPVMPHAQSQDEARARLELLTPKAASLLAHVTDSGGQGTSGRARTPVALEEARSPIEELLFHRLLLPSVDGTLVVPGQVGLALRGGHTTVTPCDDLPEISTTDRAAGIVDRVAAGAAFETVRRVELLLDQWGVHPPTVLRSGGLAVRDHKAVTDELQVDPHTAALLLETAAAAGLLAEGLDSDGVTAWMPTHAYDTWALQSPARRWWTLVKAWLHTPRLAALVGTKDAQGRTRNALAADLTSVHGPETREAVLAELADLPSGQALASGTGAPSLVQVLRWRRPRRPSTRDEIALWTLTEAAALGLTGMDAMSSYGRALALGETDAGLDALDALMPSPVDHVLLQADLTAVAPGPLETSVARTLHLLAEVESRGGATVYRFSASSLRRALDAGWSAAEVHGFLAETSRTPVPQPLTYLVDDVVRTFGTVRVGHAEAFLRADDENALTELLLHPKAESLGLRRIAPTVLISTVPVDLLLPRLRELGQAPVVEAPDGTVRVARPDVQRSRTPKAPPSAGMVEARESARIQTVVATVRTGDRIAANTTPRPTTATTPADALQALREAIEARATVLIGYVDNHGVSTERIVDPLALEGGQLSAYDHRSEDRKVFQVHRITQVVPTPGTGHGAPTGR; encoded by the coding sequence ATGGCTGCGCAGACCGAACCCACCCGCCCCGCCGGGCCGGCCCGGACCCTGGCCGACGTGCTGCGGACCTGGCCCGAGACCCGACTCGCCGCGCTGCTGCGCGCCCGCCCTGACCTCGCTGCGCCCGCACCGCGTGACAGCGCGCAACTGGCCTCCCGGGCCGGAGTGCGTGCCTCGGTGCTGCGCGTGGTCGACCAGCTGGACCGACTCCAACTCGCCGTCCTCGACGCCGCGGTGGTCCTCGGGGACGCCCCCCGCGAGCGGCTCGTCGCCGCGGTCAACGCCGCACCCGCAGCCGTCGAGGCGGCCGTGAAGAACCTGTGCGACCTCGCGCTCCTGTGGGAGGTCGAGGACGGCGTCAGGGCGCTCAGTACTGTCACCGACGCCCTGCGCGGTGACCCGACCGGCGCCACCAGCGGTCTGCGACCGGTGATGCCGCACGCCCAGAGCCAGGACGAGGCCCGCGCCCGCCTGGAGCTGCTCACCCCGAAGGCCGCGAGTCTGCTCGCCCATGTCACCGACTCCGGTGGGCAGGGCACCTCAGGGCGCGCCCGCACCCCGGTGGCACTGGAGGAGGCCCGCAGCCCGATCGAGGAGCTCCTCTTCCACCGACTGCTGCTGCCCTCGGTCGACGGCACGCTCGTGGTGCCCGGCCAGGTCGGTCTCGCCTTGCGCGGTGGGCACACCACCGTGACCCCGTGCGACGATCTCCCCGAGATCTCGACCACGGACCGCGCTGCCGGCATCGTCGACCGGGTCGCGGCCGGCGCAGCGTTCGAGACGGTCCGCCGCGTCGAACTGCTCCTGGACCAGTGGGGTGTGCATCCGCCGACGGTCCTGCGCAGCGGCGGACTCGCGGTGCGCGACCACAAGGCCGTCACTGACGAACTCCAGGTCGACCCCCACACCGCCGCGCTGCTGCTGGAGACCGCAGCCGCGGCCGGGCTGCTCGCCGAGGGCCTCGACTCCGACGGCGTCACCGCTTGGATGCCCACCCACGCCTACGACACCTGGGCGTTGCAGTCCCCGGCCCGACGCTGGTGGACGCTGGTGAAGGCGTGGCTGCACACCCCGCGTCTGGCGGCCCTGGTGGGCACCAAGGACGCCCAGGGACGGACCCGCAACGCACTCGCAGCCGACCTGACGAGCGTCCACGGTCCTGAGACGCGTGAGGCGGTCCTGGCCGAGCTCGCCGACCTGCCGAGCGGTCAGGCGCTGGCGTCGGGAACCGGGGCACCGTCGTTGGTGCAGGTGCTGCGCTGGCGTCGTCCACGGCGTCCCTCCACCCGGGACGAGATCGCGCTGTGGACGCTCACCGAGGCTGCAGCCCTGGGGCTGACCGGGATGGACGCGATGTCGTCGTACGGGCGGGCACTCGCGCTGGGTGAGACCGACGCCGGGCTCGATGCCCTCGACGCGCTGATGCCCTCGCCGGTGGACCACGTGCTGCTGCAGGCCGACCTGACCGCGGTCGCCCCCGGCCCCTTGGAGACGTCGGTGGCCCGGACCCTGCACCTGCTGGCCGAGGTCGAGTCGCGCGGCGGGGCGACGGTCTACCGGTTCTCGGCGTCGTCGTTACGTCGTGCCCTGGATGCCGGGTGGAGCGCGGCGGAGGTCCACGGGTTCCTCGCCGAGACCTCACGCACCCCGGTCCCGCAGCCGTTGACGTACCTGGTCGACGACGTCGTGCGGACCTTCGGGACCGTGCGGGTGGGCCACGCAGAGGCGTTCTTGCGGGCCGACGACGAGAACGCGCTCACCGAACTGTTGCTGCACCCCAAGGCGGAGTCGTTGGGGTTGCGTCGGATCGCGCCGACGGTGCTGATCTCGACGGTGCCGGTCGATCTCCTGCTGCCGCGTCTGCGTGAGTTGGGTCAGGCACCCGTCGTGGAGGCACCCGACGGGACAGTCCGGGTGGCGCGACCTGACGTCCAGCGTTCCCGGACGCCGAAGGCTCCCCCGAGCGCTGGGATGGTCGAGGCGCGCGAGAGTGCCCGGATCCAGACGGTGGTCGCCACTGTCCGCACCGGTGACCGGATCGCGGCGAACACGACGCCGCGCCCGACCACCGCGACCACTCCGGCCGATGCCCTGCAGGCGTTGCGGGAGGCGATCGAGGCACGCGCGACGGTGCTGATCGGTTACGTCGACAACCACGGGGTGTCGACGGAACGGATCGTCGATCCGCTCGCTCTGGAGGGCGGGCAGTTGAGTGCTTACGACCATCGCAGCGAGGACCGCAAGGTGTTCCAGGTGCACCGGATCACCCAGGTGGTGCCCACCCCCGGGACTGGACACGGGGCTCCGACCGGACGCTGA